tggggtttgggcaGACACATCGGGGGAGCACATCCTCAGGTAGAGAGCTcatgtggacacacacagcagcaccgGGTGTGTCAGCAGGGGCTGCTCGTCCCGCCACTCTCAGGCACCGTGTGTCAGCCACCTGCAGGTTGCTGGGGTGATGTCACTGCGTGATGTCACTGATGCTCCGCCCACCCCCGATAAGCGCTTAGCTCACGCTGCAGTGTGAAATAGCTGAAGCTGGTGTGAACATAACATCCACTCAACGATTCCGCAAACTGGGCTGCGTAACGGCATCAGAGTAAAAATCCACCCTGTACGTGGAATAATACAGCGCGCTTTGCCTGTAAGATTCATATCCGCCCAGCTGTTTTACTTAAAAATCAAATACTTGTAAATCCTTGTAAATCGTTGATTCCTAGAAGCAGAATTACAGATGAATGGAAGAAATGGACTTTTACGTTTTAAACCTACAACTAAGAATTGTCCTTGGATAATCTCTTCAAACATGGAACATTAAATCTATGCAATAAaatcctttatttaaaaaatatttatatatgacTCATgctaattatttattatttatataccACAGTGCAAGCCAATGGCACTGTGTAGGCACAGTGGTCAGAGtaagttcaaaaataaaatggtatcTGGATTCACGTTAGTGTTTGTCGAGTGTCTCTCTGACACTGGCGCTGTGTAGGCTACACACCTGTCCTTCCTGTCTTTGTGCTTCTCAGACGGTGTAGGCTGTGGGACACCCAGTGTCTTCACTAAATTCATCAATTTTTTTATGTGCCATTGCACTTGTCTGTTTTTGATCactaaatgaaataaagcatgCAGGGGTTAGAATGCCTCAGAGATGAAACACACAGTTAAAGAACACATACAAATCGGTCATGTTTGAGGGTCTTTATTCCTTCTCTCGAGCACAGACAGCTTCTCCTACAACAAATGGAGTGGTGAAATTCTCTGGGACGGAGCTCTGGCTGGCTGGAATGAGAGCACTCTCCCACAGCATCTCTTAAAGACACAGCAGAACTCACCatcaggagagaggggtgggcagagggagcaggagagagagagattctaCACTGCTCTGTTTCAGCTCACACTGTCCTGTCGCTTGGTCCACATACACAGGTTTACAGCTCTGTGGGGTCGAACTACAGCTAATACTCCTCCACCTGAACCACAccctaacatacacacacacagcaatctTTCtccaacacatcacacacaaacccatcaCCACTCATCCCTCAGTACTGGTAATATGATTCAGTGTAGTTAATGTAGGTTAACTATACTAGAAAACCCAATAGAAGTAAAACtaagcaaacagaaataaaacagaaacacattctcAGGACCCTGCCTGGGCTGCTAACACTGGCTGACCTCTGATGACCTCTACCAGCGTCACTGAGATGTGACCTCTGATGATCCCTAACAGAATCACTGAGATGTGACCTCTGATGATCCCTAACATAATCACTGGACTGTGACCTCTAATGACCTCTAATACAGCATCACTGGGacgtgtcagtgtgtctgtgctggggggggtgtggggtggaaTGTTTTAGGCGTGTGGTGGggtgtgtgcagttctggggTGTACAGCGGGGTGTGGTAGGGCCGCTCAGCTGACGGATTTCAGCTTCATCCAGGGGTTGGTGCCGCGCACCTCCATGGGAGGGTCGTTGTAGAAGATGTGGTTGCAGAGCTCGTCCAGCGGGGGCTCGGGGTCACTGGTGGCAAACTGAGCCGCCTCCTCGATCTCCTTCCTGATCTCCACGTCAATCTCCTGCACACAGAGCGCGGACATGCCCACTCAGGCGCCATACTGACGCTCTGacgcactgacacactgacatactGACGCTCTGACGCACTGACGCTctgatgcgtgtgtgtgagtgtgtatgtgtgtgtgtgtgagtgtgtatgtgtgtgtgtgtgtgtgtgtgtgtgtgtgtatgtgtgtgtgtgtgtgggtgtgtgtgtgtatgagtgtgtgtgagtgtgcgtgtgagtgtgtgtgagtgtgagagtggcGCATGAGTATaagagtatgtgtgtgactgtatgtttgtgtgtatatgcatgtgtatatgtgggcGTCAGTGTTTTGTGGGTGTACGTGACTGTGCATATTTTTGTTGATGTGTGATCATGTGACACGTTTTGCTGTAGTGACCAGAGCTCATTCTCTGTCAGCATGaggagctgtgattggctgcagggtgtggagggggcggggcagggcgtggcctcaccttcagctcctccacgcTGGCCATGTTGGTACTCAGCATACGGTCCTTCAGCATGGAGATGGGGTCACTCTTACTACGCACCTCCTGAATCTCCTCACGCGTGCGGTAACTGCCGGGGAGAGGCGGGGTTACACGGGGCGGGGTTACACAGGGCGGGGttacacggggggggggggggtggagggcagggcGTGGCACGCCGCGGTGCAGTGCGGTGGGGTAGAagcgggtggggggggagcacaGGGACAGCTAGAAGAGACAGCGCTCACTCCACcccacagactgcagacagaacTACGGCAGGGGACAGGGTCAAGGGTCACCCTCACCTGACCCCAGGGTCACTCATGCTGTGTCCATGGTAACGGTACGTCTGCAGTTCCATAAGAATGGGGCCCTGAAGCAAAGGGGTGGGGAACATGTCAGTGTCTCCCACTGGGCGTGTCCAGTACTGCCTCTCCCACTGGCCGTGTCCAGTACTGCCCCTCCCATGGGCGTGTCCAGTCTGCCCCTCCCATTGGCCGTGTCCAGTACTGCCTCTCCCATTGGGCGTGTCCAGTACTGCCCCTCCCCTTGGCCATGTCCAGTACTGCCTCTCCCATTGGGCGTGTCCAGTACTGCCCCTCCCATTGGCCGTGTCCAGTACTGCCTCTCCCATTGGGCGTGTCCAGTACTGCCCCTCCCCTTGGCCGTGTCCAGTACTGCCTCTCCCATTGGGCGTGTCCAGTACTGCCCCTCCCCTTGGCCATGTCCAGTACTGCCTCTCCCATTGGGCGTGTCCAGTACTGCCCCTCCCATTGGCCGTGTCGATTACAGGCCCTGTTCCCTCTACTCCCTGAGATAACCTGTGCCTCTTGCTCTTGCCCTCCCTGCAGCCCTGATTGGGGGAGGATCTGGCCAATGGCAGCTCACCTTCCCTGCCCTACAGCCCTGATTGGAGGAGGATCTGGCCAATGGCAGCTCACCTTCCCTGCCCTGCAGTGGTCCGCAGCGAATCGGGTggcctccctcacacacaggaTGTCCATCCCGTCCACCTGAGAAGGGacgggggtcaaaggtcacacaaCAGCGTCACGTGATGGGGGTAATAGATGGAGTGTATTCTCCAAGCACTGCACAGTAGCATGTGTATAAACGTGCAGACATGAGTTTGTATTAGCCTGATGTAGGAGCGTACACCATACGCAGCTGCACGGGTGCGTACAGTGTTAATGTCTCTGTGAAAGGGTGCAGCTGGgtggtgtttgagtgtgcagtgttaatgtCTCTGTGAAAGGGTGCAGCTGGGTGGTGTTTGAGTGTACAGTGTTAATGTCTCTGAAAGGGTGCAGCTGGgtggtgtttgagtgtgcagTGTTACTGTCTCTGTGAAAGGGTGCAGCTGGGTGGTGTTTGAGTGTACAGTGTTACTGTCTCTGTGAAAGGGTGCAGCTGGgtggtgtttgagtgtgcagTGTTACTGTCTCTGAAAGGGTGCAGCTGGGTGGTGTTTGAGTGTACAGTGTTAATGTCTCTGAAAGGGTGCAGCTGGgtggtgtttgagtgtgcagTGTTACTGTCTCTGAAAGGGTGCAGCTGGGTGGTGTTTGAGTGTACAGTGTTAATGTCTCTGAAAGGGTACAGCTGGGTGGTGTTTGATTGTACAGTGTTAATGTCTCTGAAAGGGTGCAGCTGGGTGGTGTTTGAGTGTACAGTGTTACTGTCTCTGTGAAAGGGTGCAGCTGGGTGGTGTTTGAGTGTACAGTGTTACTGTCTCTGTGAAAGGGTGCAGCTGGgtggtgtttgagtgtgcagTGTTACTGTCTCTGAAAGGGTGCAGCTGGGTGGTGTTTGAGTGTACAGTGTTAATGTCTCTGAAAGGGTGCAGCTGGGTGGTGTTTGAGTGTACAGTGTTACTGTCTCTGTGAAAGGGTGCAGCTGGgtggtgtttgagtgtgcagtgttactgtctctgtgaaagggtgcagctgggtggtgtttgagtgtgcagtgttaatgtCTCTGAAAGGGAGCAGCTGGGTGGTGTTTGAGTGTACAGTGTTACTGTCTCTGTGAAAGGGTGCAGCTGGgtggtgtttgagtgtgcagtgttactgtctctgtgaaagggtgcagctgggtggtgtttgagtgtgcagTGTTACTGTCTCTTTGTCAAAGGGAGCAGCAGCATGGTCTCTCGCACCCTGAACCCGGGGATGAAGTCTCCGCGCTTGTAGTACTCGGTGCTGGCGGAGGCGCGCTCCACTGATGTCCCCATGCCGTACTTGTTGTTCTCACAGACGAAGATGCAGGGCAGTTTCCATAGCGACGCCATGTTGTACGACTCGAATATctggccctgagagagagagcagcgttGCGTGACGCCCTGAGCTCACCTGCGGGAGACGCCCAGGGGGTGCAGTGGCGGGGTCTCACCTGGTTTGCGGCTCCATCTCCGTAGAGGGTGACACACACTTCATTATTCCCTTGGTACTGACAGGCCAGAGCCACGCCCGCCCCCAGGGGAACCTGGGAAATCCAAGCACAGAgtcaacacacagacaggaggagcgtgtgcatgtacacacatacacacacacgcgcacatgcacgcacgcacacacacaggcattacCTGAGCTCCCACAATGCCGTTCCCTCCGTAGAAGTGCTTAGCATACATGTGCATGGACCCACCCTTCCCCTTGGCCACGCCCCCCCTCCgacctgagggagagacagagagagagacagagggagagaagagggagagagagagagagggggagagagggagagagagggaagagagagggagggagggagagagagaaggagggagagagagagagggagaggggggagagagggagagggagagagagagagagaaaaagggagagagagagggagagagagagaaaaagacagagagagagggagggagagagagggagagagagggagagaaagagagagagggagaggggggagagagggagagggagagagagagagagaaaaagggagagagagagggagagagagagagagagagagagagagagagggagggagagagagagagagagagggagagagagagggggggagagggggagagagagagggagagagagagagagggggagggagagagggagagagagggagagagagggagagaagaggagaggaaaggtgggaggagaagaaggatgaaacagagacagtgaggtTGTCTCTCTGACAGTGAGGCCGACCCCATGACAGCAAGCAGGCCAGAGCTGGGATCAATTCCACAGACTTACTTCTTTCTGCTcatgattattatattattgtataaaagttgtgtaattacacacagTAACACGTTGTGCTCTGTTCCATAATGCCATCACATTCACATCATCTAGTGCAACAgtgacagtgtagcacagtcggtaaggagcagcactcgtgacccaaaggttgccggtttgattccctgctggggcactgctgctgcaccc
The nucleotide sequence above comes from Megalops cyprinoides isolate fMegCyp1 chromosome 2, fMegCyp1.pri, whole genome shotgun sequence. Encoded proteins:
- the LOC118773588 gene encoding pyruvate dehydrogenase E1 component subunit alpha, mitochondrial-like isoform X2, whose product is MQNMLTIISNVLRGNVSKNAVLSSLQGARVVVSTRSYADFTPQATFDIKSCEIHRLEMGPPVQAVLTREEGLRYYRSMQTMRRMELKADQLYKQKIIRGFCHLYDGQEACAVGIEAGINPTDHLITAYRSHGYTFTRGIPVKEILAELTGRRGGVAKGKGGSMHMYAKHFYGGNGIVGAQVPLGAGVALACQYQGNNEVCVTLYGDGAANQGQIFESYNMASLWKLPCIFVCENNKYGMGTSVERASASTEYYKRGDFIPGFRVDGMDILCVREATRFAADHCRAGKGPILMELQTYRYHGHSMSDPGVSYRTREEIQEVRSKSDPISMLKDRMLSTNMASVEELKEIDVEIRKEIEEAAQFATSDPEPPLDELCNHIFYNDPPMEVRGTNPWMKLKSVS
- the LOC118773588 gene encoding pyruvate dehydrogenase E1 component subunit alpha, mitochondrial-like isoform X3 — encoded protein: MQNMLTIISNVLRGNVSKNGARVVVSTRSYADFTPQATFDIKSCEIHRLEMGPPVQAVLTREEGLRYYRSMQTMRRMELKADQLYKQKIIRGFCHLYDGQEACAVGIEAGINPTDHLITAYRSHGYTFTRGIPVKEILAELTGRRGGVAKGKGGSMHMYAKHFYGGNGIVGAQVPLGAGVALACQYQGNNEVCVTLYGDGAANQGQIFESYNMASLWKLPCIFVCENNKYGMGTSVERASASTEYYKRGDFIPGFRVDGMDILCVREATRFAADHCRAGKGPILMELQTYRYHGHSMSDPGVSYRTREEIQEVRSKSDPISMLKDRMLSTNMASVEELKEIDVEIRKEIEEAAQFATSDPEPPLDELCNHIFYNDPPMEVRGTNPWMKLKSVS
- the LOC118773588 gene encoding pyruvate dehydrogenase E1 component subunit alpha, mitochondrial-like isoform X1 — encoded protein: MQNMLTIISNVLRGNVSKNGSQAVSEGARVVVSTRSYADFTPQATFDIKSCEIHRLEMGPPVQAVLTREEGLRYYRSMQTMRRMELKADQLYKQKIIRGFCHLYDGQEACAVGIEAGINPTDHLITAYRSHGYTFTRGIPVKEILAELTGRRGGVAKGKGGSMHMYAKHFYGGNGIVGAQVPLGAGVALACQYQGNNEVCVTLYGDGAANQGQIFESYNMASLWKLPCIFVCENNKYGMGTSVERASASTEYYKRGDFIPGFRVDGMDILCVREATRFAADHCRAGKGPILMELQTYRYHGHSMSDPGVSYRTREEIQEVRSKSDPISMLKDRMLSTNMASVEELKEIDVEIRKEIEEAAQFATSDPEPPLDELCNHIFYNDPPMEVRGTNPWMKLKSVS